The Nicotiana tabacum cultivar K326 chromosome 1, ASM71507v2, whole genome shotgun sequence genome segment ttgccaaatctcataatcataaTGAGCAGCAATGGATAAGAGAATCCTTATAGACTTAAGCATGGCTACTGGCGAGAAGGTTTcctcatagtcaatcccttctttCTGAGTAAACCCTTTCGCTACAAGTCTTGCTTTAAAAGTTTGTACTTTTCCGTctacacctctctttttcttatagatccATTTGCATCCAATGGGTTTAACCCCATCAGTTGGTTCTACAAGATCCCAAACCTGATTAGAGTACATAAACTCCATCTCTGATTTCATAGCAGCAACCCACTTATCGGCATCCTTATCATATAGTGCTTGGTCGTAATTGACAGGTTCGGAGGTAGGCTCCTCAGAGATCCtatcatatgattctcccaaaaaCGTGTAACGAACTGGCTGTCTTATTTCTCTCCCACTACGACTACGCACTACATCAGTTGCAACTACATCACGTTGATTTTGTGGTTGAACCACAACATCATCAGGAACCTGAGTCTCCATGCTATCCACAGGGATATCAACGACTTCTTCCTGTTGTGCAGTCTGCTCAACATGACTCCCACTACTTTGTGGTAGTATGACTGCGGGCACTTGTTCTTGTGGTACATTAAGTCTATTGACATTTCTCCCACTACTAAAGTGCAATGGTATGTCAAAATTGACTTTCGGGGTTTGGATATGGTCATTTTGATTTTCAGATGACTAAGTTTCCATTCCTTTGCTAAGTTCCTGTAAAAcgagtttacttctaggaacatggttcatcaaatagTCATCTTCTAGAAACTTGGCATTTGTGCTAACAATTACCTTTTTCTCTTTAGGACAATAGAATAAACCACCTTTCGTCCCTTTTGGATAACCTATAAACACGTATACATCCGTTCTTGCCTCCAATTTATCTGTTTCCCCTTTAGCACATGTGCCGGACAACCCCAAACTCGAATATGCCGTAGACTAGGCTTGCGCCCAGTCCACAATTCTGTAGGGGTCAAGGGTACTGACTTTGAAGGAACTAAGTTCAGAACATAATTCGCCGTTTCTAAGGAATGTCCCTAAAAAGACGAAGGCAAATCGGAATAACTCATCATTGATCTAACCATTTCCATAAGAGTCGTATTTCTTCTTtcagctacaccattttgttgtggagttccaGGTGCAAATAATTGAGATGTAATTCCACATTCTGATATATAACCAATGAAGTCCGTAGAGAGGTACTCCCCACCACGATCAGATCGTAGTGTCTTGATATGTTTATTATGTCGCTTTTCAGTCTCAGTCTTGaattctttgaacttttcaaaatattcagACTTTCGacgcaacaaataaatatatccatattttgagtaatcatctgtgaaagtcataaaatactcaaaaccacctcttgcttgggcattcattggaccacacaaatcagaatgaattaattctaatttatcaCTTGCCCGATTTCCTTTTGAGGGGAAATTTCGTTTTGTCATTTTCCCTTCtaaacaagattcacaagttggtagtgcctccACTTTCAATGAACTTAAAGGTCCATCCTTGACCAACCTGGAAATTCTGTTCagatttatatgacccaaacgcAAGTGCCATAAATATGTTTCACTCAATTCAGAAGAACGTTTTCTCTTGCTTGGTAAATCAACATTATTCAGTTCTTTAGGTGGTAACGGTTTAGGAATAGAGTCAACAACAAAAAGACCATTAATCAATGTAGACGAAGAGAGATAACGCTTATTATGAGTAATAACACATTTATCAACGTCATGACAATTAAAATCATAACCATCTCTCATAGCGCTAGAAAccgaaattaaattccttctaacgGAAGGTACATATAATGTGTCTTTTAAAGCTAAAACTCTACCACTACCAAacgaaatactaatatttcctaATGCTAAAGCTGGGGCTGCTGAACCGTCTGCTTGATAAACATTGATTTCTCCTTTACTTAGCCGCCGCGTTACCTGAAACCCCTGCAAATAAGTGCAGATATGATTAGTGGCTCCCGATCTACACACCATGACATGATAGAAACAGCCGCTAAAAATGTTTCAACGACAAGTAGATGTAAATCACCTGGTTTATTTTTCAGCTTGGCCAGATAAGTTGGACACTGCTTCTTATGATGCCTGGGCTGCTTGCAGTGATAACACTTGCCCTTAGCCTTTTTCACACCAGCAGTCGTGCCACCAACAGAGGGTTTTTgagcctttttctttttctgcccgCCTCTCGGCTTAGAAGAAGAACCTGCCTCAAAATTCAATGCCACGGGAGGAGCTTGGGACTTGATAATAGTCTCTGCCGACTGCAGCTCATTCAACAATTTCGCAAGGGACAAATCCATTTTGTTCATGTTATAATTCAGGCGAAATTGCTGAAAACTGTCAGGCAAAGTCTGCAGGATCATTTCAACCTGCGTGTCCTTATCAATGTTAGCTCCAAGGACCTCCAGTTCATTCAGAAGACTCATCATCTTCAGAACATGGTCCCTGACCGATGAACCTTCAACCATTTTGGTATTCAAAAGGGATTTCATGGCAGTCTGCTTAGCCGTACGATTCTGATCTCCGAACATTTCTTTGAGATTTTCCAGAATGTCATAAGCAGACTCCATCGACTGATGCTGATGTTGCAGAACATTCGACATGGATGCCAAAATGTAACACCGCACCATCTCATCAGCCTTAATCCATTTCTGGTAAGCCTTCTGTTCATCATCTGTGGCATCATCTCCAGGTTTTTCTGGACACACCTCATCGAGCACAAATTTGTACTCTTCAGCAATTAGAACAATATCCAAATTTCATTTCCAATCAACATAATTTGGACCCTCAAGTTTGTTTTGGGTAAGAATGGCAGTAAGGGGATTAAAAGCAGTCATTGTTAATCTGGGAgacattaaatatttaaatagatcAAATCAGTTTGTATTATGAacattaaaattcaaaacacattatatatatacaatctaTGCACCTTGAACAACAAATTTCGATGGGAAAGAAGCTATTTttgcaatatacatatataatgacAGATTTTCACTCCATAAACTTAAACATgtcatactcagatggagagtaaactgTTAATTTAAGCCAAGTGAATATCAACATTCAACATATATTAGTCCCATTGAACCAACAtgcatactcagatggagagtaaatacAAATAATCAATGACTAGTATAACATAGTgattattca includes the following:
- the LOC142163926 gene encoding uncharacterized protein LOC142163926, coding for MTWNSDLMMSFNVEVWGSVLRLLANEKMRSSVRLHCQLCLGWLMDDSKSNWKEETGFGSLNGENLTGIGLLEYKFVLDEVCPEKPGDDATDDEQKAYQKWIKADEMVRCYILASMSNVLQHQHQSMESAYDILENLKEMFGDQNRTAKQTAMKSLLNTKMVEGSSVRDHVLKMMSLLNELEVLGANIDKDTQVEMILQTLPDSFQQFRLNYNMNKMDLSLAKLLNELQSAETIIKSQAPPVALNFEAG